ATGCAGTAGTCTCTAGATCGGCTCGGTCCAAAATACCGGTCAGGTCAGGCGACTACCGGATGTAGCTGAGAGCTTGTTGATCAGGCCATAATCCATTGCCTACTAAGTGTTCCACGAGACGCCGTGGCATCCTATCACCAACCGTGCTTGTTGTTCAGGCAATCAACACATAACGACATGGAAGGCCGATAGTTCTGCCTCGTTGCTCCTTTATTTTAGCAGCGGTGGCGGTGGTAATTACCCACGGGGTGTTTTTGGCACGGGCGTTCGTCGTCCCGCCCTGATCGGAATGGCGGGGGGGTGGTGATCAGGCGGTGATGGTGGTGAGCAGGGTGGCGAAGGGCGTGGCCTTGGTCCTGAGTGCGGCGGTGGCGACGACAGTGCGCACGTCCGCCTCGCCCTTGGCCGCCCACATCGCCCGGTAGCCGTTCGTCATTTTGCGTTGGACTACCGCCGGCCGCAGGTCGCGCTCGCAGGCGTTGTTCGTCACGTCCACCTGCCCCGGGAAGGCCAAGAAGGTCAGGAGTTGATCGCGCGCCCGACGCATCCGAGTCTGGAGCGCCTGGGCCAGATCGCAAGCCGCCGGGGCCTTCAGGATGGCATCGAGATCCTGCTCCAACTCGCGCCGCTTGCGCGCCAGGGTCGAGGCGGCCAACTCGGTCAGCCCGCGGGCCAGCCCGAAGGCCTTGTCGAGCCACCACTTGAGCCGCAGCGCGAGCAGGTCGTCGCCCGCCTCGACCACGTAGGCCACGTCGCGGGCGAGGTGCGCCAGGCAAGTCTGCTGGCGCGCGCCGTGCCCCTGCTGGGCCGATTACCGGTCGGAGAGCCATACCGCCGGCCGGTGCCCGGCCATCACCTCGCCGACCACGGCCGCCGCCCGGCTCGGGGCGGCGTGATGCACCACCGCGTCTGCGCAGCGGAACACCCAGTGGTAGCTGTTGGCGCCCTCGATGCGCACCCCAGTCTCGTCCGAGGCCACCACAGGGGCTTGCCGCAGCCGCGTCAGCGCCGCGTCCCGACCCTCGGCAAAGCAGCCTTGGGCACGCCGCAGCAGGTTCATCAGCCCGCCCTGGCTCAGCCTGAGCCCGAACAGGTCCGCCAGGACGGCCTCCAACCGTTCGTAGGACAGCGCCTGGAAGGTCTTCAGATACGTCGCCACCGCGTGCAGATGCGGCCCGAAGGGTGTCGCGTCGGCCCCTGCCGGCCGCGGGGCGACGACCCGGGTCCGGCAGGCCGGGCAGGTCACGCACAGACGCCGGTGCTGCTCGACCACCGGACGCACGAGCGGCAGGTCGATCCGCTCATGCACGCTGATCACCTCGGCCGGCAGGTCGGTGGGCAGTGGCGCGCCGCAGGCCGAACATGAGGCCGGCCGATGCTGCACGACCTGATCCGGATCGGCGGTCAGCGCCCGCTTGTGGCCCTCATGCCCGGGCTTGGCGCCGCCCGGCCGGGCCTTCTCACGCCGCTCCTTGCGGTCGCTCGCCGGCGGCTTGGACGAGGTACGCGACGTCTTCTCCGGCCGGTGCAGCTTCAACACCAGCTCGATCAGTTCCTCCTTGTTCAGGCGCTCGAGGTCACTGCGGCTCATCCCGATAACGAATCAGCCAAACCGCGTTCCGGCAAGGGGGGCACCCGACGCGACCGAGCCGCGCCGTTCCGACACCCCCTAGGTAATTACGCGCGGCGCGCGCTGCCGCGTCGCCGCGCCGGCTGGTGATTGGAAAACCACCACCTTCATCGCCGGGCTGAGGACAAGCGGGCCTGAGGCGATCGCGCTGCTGGACGGGCCTGTGACGGGTGAGCGCTTCCGCGCTTACGTGGCAAAGACGCTGGTCCCGACCTTGTGGCCGGGCGACACGCTGATCCTGGACAACCTCGGCGCTCACAAGGTGGCGGGCGTGCGCGAGGCCATTGAGGCGGTTGGGGGCGACTGCTCTACCTTCCCGCGTATTCGCCTGAGTTCAACCCCATTGAGCGCGCCTTCGCTAAACTGAAAGCTTTGCTGCGCAGCGCGGCGGCTCGCACGGTCGCCGATCTGTGGGCGGCCATCCGGCACGCCTTCACGCACTTCTCGCCTGAGGAGTGCGGCAACTACTTCACGTCCGCCGGCTACGACGATGACGCTTGTGCCTCAAACTGATCGGGCCCTGCTCTAGTCCCTTGATTCTTCGTTTTGCGTTAGAAATCCTGGTATTTTGGCCAGCGCTGTCTCGGCAATTCGCCGGTGCATGGGCTTGAGTCCCATACCCTCCTCGGCGAGGAAGTCCTGGAAGCTTGCGTGGTAAACGCGGTACACCGGTTCGCCGGAAGGTGATGGCTCCTCGTTCAAGAACTGCCGCCACTCACGGACGACGTCGCGTATCCTCGGCGGTTCCACTTTCGTCCACTCCTGCACGGCGGAGACGGTCACGGGCTCGCGCACGGTCGCGAGGATCCGCAGCACTGGCTCGTAGATGCGCTCGAAGCGCTCCTGATCGCGGTTCCGCATCGTGCGCCAATGGCGCTCGTAGTACTCCCGCAGGCCTTTCGGGAGGTCTCGGATGTTGTCAACTGTCTCGGGCGAGAGCCTGCCGGTTCGGATATCCTCAAGGACGAAGACCAAGTACATGAAATTGCCCTGGCTCTTCGCCGTGAGCAGCTCGACGAAGTCGGCCTCCGAAATGTTCCAAGTCGCTATACAGCCCGTCATGTCGTCCCGGTGGACATTCAGGAAATTCCGGATGTACTGCCGCACGTCGTCGAGGTTTTGTGGGTCGTCGTCCCGGAGGTAGAGGTCCTCGCGAGGGCGGACGTCGAGCCGGTAGTCCAACTGCTCGCGCGAGGTCACCACGAAGAATACCCCCTTTGGGAGCGATTGAGGTAGGTAGAGGCGATTGGCGGTGGGCGTAAGCCCAGCGTCCTCAGCCTCGTCCAGCGCGTCCACCAGCACGACGATGGGCTTGCCGTCCACCTTCTGGGCGGCCTCGGCGAGGAGTTGGCTGAGGAACGCGCTGTCCTGGGCGGCCTCTGGAGGTAAGGCATTATGATTGAGTTGGTAGCGGATGATCAGCTGCGCGCAGACGCTCTCCAGGAAGGTGCGGGTCGACCGGATGTTCTCAGGCGCGATGTTGAAGTGGTGCACGTACCCCCGCGTCTTGACCATCTGGCTCATCAGGGCGGTCTTGCCGATCCCAGGCTCGCCGCGGATCAGGATGTAGCCGGCCTCGAACTCGGTGTCGGCGATCAGCCCGTCGATCGCGCGGAAGATGAAGTCCCGGCCGACGAAGTTACGTGTGCGATTCTCGACCAAACGCTCGAAGTCGAGGACCTTCAGGTTGGACGACAGAGGTGCGGGGGCTTTCTCGAGCAGCCGGAAGATGTTGGTCACCCAGGCGCCGGGAAGTGGCTCTAACGGGTGGGGCTCGACGCGCCAGCCGTAGTGGGCGACGGCGAGATCCAGCGCGAACCGGAACGGGCGGTCCGGCCTGTCGAGCTGCTCGCGGCCCGCTGCTGTGGCTTGCTCGAAGGAAAGCACTCCGTTGGTGCGGTGCCGCGCCTCCGGCTTCTCGGCGGAGCTTCCACCGAGCTGGGTGGTCTGGGCGAAGCCAGTGCATTCAACGGCGAGGAAGTCTCCGCCATCGATCCAGCCTCGCAGCGGTGCTGCCTCGACGAGAGGGCCGTCGGCGAACAGTTCAGCGCCCGGCCTGTACCCGTTCCAGTCGCGAAGTCCATGGGTGAGCGACACGGCAGCAAGAGCGTGGCCATCGATTACGATCAAGATCGGGAGCAGTTCGTAGGCTAAGCACAGGCCGCAGAATAGCAAGGACAGATCGAGACAGGTCCCCTCGCGCGGCGAATCGAGGATCTCGGGGGGCGTGCGGATGGTCTGCATCGCCTGTGAAGGGTGGTACGCCTCGAGCGCGTAGCGGATGCCGCGCTCCTTCAGCGCGTCGTAGATGGCCTTAACGATTTGCAGCTGCCATCCGACCTCTTTGCTCAGGTCGAACCGGCTCACAGGAAGCGGAAGCCAGCGGCTCGCCAGCGGCGTGGCGAAGCGGGCCAGCCCACGATCGTCCTTCCGTGACCATTGCGGCCACGCCAGCAAGTGCGCCGTCATCTCCGGCATCGGCTATCTCCCCGCGATCTCAAAAAGGTCATGCACCGGCTGCGGAGCGAATGGGCCACCCTTCGTAGTGCGGGCTCGCAAGCGATAGAGCCCGGGCGGCAGCCCCTCGACGGTGAGGGTCCAGCTGTCAGCCGCCTCCGCGAAGTCGAGGGTCTGCTTCGCAG
This is a stretch of genomic DNA from Methylobacterium sp. 17Sr1-1. It encodes these proteins:
- a CDS encoding ATP-binding protein yields the protein MPEMTAHLLAWPQWSRKDDRGLARFATPLASRWLPLPVSRFDLSKEVGWQLQIVKAIYDALKERGIRYALEAYHPSQAMQTIRTPPEILDSPREGTCLDLSLLFCGLCLAYELLPILIVIDGHALAAVSLTHGLRDWNGYRPGAELFADGPLVEAAPLRGWIDGGDFLAVECTGFAQTTQLGGSSAEKPEARHRTNGVLSFEQATAAGREQLDRPDRPFRFALDLAVAHYGWRVEPHPLEPLPGAWVTNIFRLLEKAPAPLSSNLKVLDFERLVENRTRNFVGRDFIFRAIDGLIADTEFEAGYILIRGEPGIGKTALMSQMVKTRGYVHHFNIAPENIRSTRTFLESVCAQLIIRYQLNHNALPPEAAQDSAFLSQLLAEAAQKVDGKPIVVLVDALDEAEDAGLTPTANRLYLPQSLPKGVFFVVTSREQLDYRLDVRPREDLYLRDDDPQNLDDVRQYIRNFLNVHRDDMTGCIATWNISEADFVELLTAKSQGNFMYLVFVLEDIRTGRLSPETVDNIRDLPKGLREYYERHWRTMRNRDQERFERIYEPVLRILATVREPVTVSAVQEWTKVEPPRIRDVVREWRQFLNEEPSPSGEPVYRVYHASFQDFLAEEGMGLKPMHRRIAETALAKIPGFLTQNEESRD